Proteins from one Oryza sativa Japonica Group chromosome 12, ASM3414082v1 genomic window:
- the LOC4352534 gene encoding intermediate cleaving peptidase 55, mitochondrial isoform X3: protein MATAVRLLRRSLRGGEAAPRFLSASQNLVRLVANNTRSVDVGQPTPRSHPELLAEGEITPGITSDEYIFRRKKLLEVLPEKSLAIIASAEQQMMTDVVPYSFRQNGDYLYITGCAQPGGVAVLSEETGLCMFMPDTSKEDVVWQGQTAGVEAAENFFKADKAFPLSEMQKILPEMIERSKVVYHNVKTLSPSYKNLDSFRRASLNNKVKDIAYYTDELRWIKSKSEIGLMRESASIVSQSLLQTMLLSRTHREESQLAAKIEYECKMRGAQRMAFHPVVGGGANGSVIHYSRNDGRVKAGELLLMDVGCEYHGYLSDLTRTWPPCGRFSPAQEELYSLILETNKECIKLCKPGASINEIHNHSVKMLIKGFQELGILEKGKSIQYNYLNPTAIGHSLGMDIHDSVKLSKDKPLEPGVIITIEPGVYIPPVPILKENAPDRYRGIGIRIEDEVLITESGHEVLTASVPKEISHITTLMNMGSNSMMDAHELRAACS, encoded by the exons atggcgacggcggtgcggcTCCTGCGAAGGAGCCTGCGAGGGGGCGAG GCAGCACCTCGGTTCTTATCCGCTTCTCAAAATTTGGTACGACTAGTTGCAAACAACACCAGATCAGTTGATGTTGGCCAACCAACACCCCGATCTCATCCTGAG TTATTAGCTGAAGGAGAGATTACACCAGGTATCACTAGCGATGAGTACATCTTCAGAAGAAAAAAGCTTTTGGAGGTTCTGCCAGAGAAGAGCTTGGCCATTATTGCGTCCGCAGAGCAGCAGATGATGACTGATGTAGTGCCATACTCATTCAGACAGAATGGTGATTACCTGTATATTACAGGTTGTGCACAACCTGGTGGTGTGGCAGTTTTAAGTGAGGAAACTGGTCTGTGTATGTTCATGCCAGATACAAGTAAGGAG GATGTGGTCTGGCAAGGTCAGACAGCTGGAGTTGAGGCAGCTGAGAATTTCTTCAAAGCGGACAAAGCATTTCCACTTAGTGAGATGCAAAAG ATCCTTCCTGAAATGATTGAGCGGTCAAAAGTGGTATATCACAATGTAAAGACACTTTCGCCATCTTATAAGAACTTGGATTCCTTTCGTAGGGCATCACTCAATAATAAAGTAAAAGATATTGCATACTACACTGATGAACTGCGGTGGATCAAGTCAAAATCAGAAATTGGGTTGATGCGAGAATCAGCATCTATTGTTTCTCAG TCTCTTTTACAAACGATGTTGCTATCTAGGACCCATAGGGAGGAAAGCCAACTGGCAGCTAAGATCGAGTATGAGTGCAAAATGAGGGGTGCCCAAAGAATGGC GTTCCATCCTGTAGTTGGTGGTGGAGCAAATGGCAGTGTAATACACTACTCAAGAAATGACGGAAGG GTCAAAGCAGGTGAACTACTGCTCATGGATGTTGGCTGTGAGTATCATGGCTACCTTAGCGACCTGACTCGAACATGGCCACCCTGTGGCAGGTTTTCACCTGCTCAG GAAGAACTATACAGCCTGATACTGGAGACAAATAAGGAATGCATAAAGCTTTGTAAACCAGGCGCAAGCATTAACGAGATACATAATCATTCG GTCAAGATGTTGATAAAGGGTTTCCAAGAACTTGGAATTTTAGAGAAGGGGAAATCCATCCAATACAATTATTTGAATCCAACAGCAATAG GTCACTCGTTAGGAATGGATATTCATGATTCCGTCAAGCTTAGCAAGGACAAACCCTTGGAGCCAGGAGTT ATAATAACGATCGAGCCCGGGGTTTACATCCCACCGGTGCCAATACTGAAAGAGAACGCCCCAGATAGGTACCGGGGCATCGGAATTAGGATCGAGGACGAGGTCCTCATCACCGAGTCTGGTCACGAG GTCCTGACGGCGTCGGTGCCGAAGGAGATCTCTCACATAACCACCCTTATGAACATGGGTAGTAACTCCATGATGGATGCCCATGAGCTGAGGGCTGCCTGCAGTTGA
- the LOC4352534 gene encoding intermediate cleaving peptidase 55, mitochondrial isoform X1, whose amino-acid sequence MLFFFLKKEKLWRELLLTLCGWLRKHQLKDAVSELSSFDFILDLLFFAMAFCPNWIGSSSPSAGVWAAPRFLSASQNLVRLVANNTRSVDVGQPTPRSHPELLAEGEITPGITSDEYIFRRKKLLEVLPEKSLAIIASAEQQMMTDVVPYSFRQNGDYLYITGCAQPGGVAVLSEETGLCMFMPDTSKEDVVWQGQTAGVEAAENFFKADKAFPLSEMQKILPEMIERSKVVYHNVKTLSPSYKNLDSFRRASLNNKVKDIAYYTDELRWIKSKSEIGLMRESASIVSQSLLQTMLLSRTHREESQLAAKIEYECKMRGAQRMAFHPVVGGGANGSVIHYSRNDGRVKAGELLLMDVGCEYHGYLSDLTRTWPPCGRFSPAQEELYSLILETNKECIKLCKPGASINEIHNHSVKMLIKGFQELGILEKGKSIQYNYLNPTAIGHSLGMDIHDSVKLSKDKPLEPGVIITIEPGVYIPPVPILKENAPDRYRGIGIRIEDEVLITESGHEVLTASVPKEISHITTLMNMGSNSMMDAHELRAACS is encoded by the exons atgctttttttttttttaaaaaaagaaaaactttggcGCGAGCTTCTCTTGACCCTGTGCGGGTGGTTGAGGAAGCATCAGCTTAAAGATGCAGTCTCGGAGCTCAGTTCGTTCGATTTCATCCTTGATCTTCTTTTCTTCGCTATGGCCTTCTGTCCGAATTGGATTGGGAGTAGCTCACCTAGTGCTGGAGTCTGG GCAGCACCTCGGTTCTTATCCGCTTCTCAAAATTTGGTACGACTAGTTGCAAACAACACCAGATCAGTTGATGTTGGCCAACCAACACCCCGATCTCATCCTGAG TTATTAGCTGAAGGAGAGATTACACCAGGTATCACTAGCGATGAGTACATCTTCAGAAGAAAAAAGCTTTTGGAGGTTCTGCCAGAGAAGAGCTTGGCCATTATTGCGTCCGCAGAGCAGCAGATGATGACTGATGTAGTGCCATACTCATTCAGACAGAATGGTGATTACCTGTATATTACAGGTTGTGCACAACCTGGTGGTGTGGCAGTTTTAAGTGAGGAAACTGGTCTGTGTATGTTCATGCCAGATACAAGTAAGGAG GATGTGGTCTGGCAAGGTCAGACAGCTGGAGTTGAGGCAGCTGAGAATTTCTTCAAAGCGGACAAAGCATTTCCACTTAGTGAGATGCAAAAG ATCCTTCCTGAAATGATTGAGCGGTCAAAAGTGGTATATCACAATGTAAAGACACTTTCGCCATCTTATAAGAACTTGGATTCCTTTCGTAGGGCATCACTCAATAATAAAGTAAAAGATATTGCATACTACACTGATGAACTGCGGTGGATCAAGTCAAAATCAGAAATTGGGTTGATGCGAGAATCAGCATCTATTGTTTCTCAG TCTCTTTTACAAACGATGTTGCTATCTAGGACCCATAGGGAGGAAAGCCAACTGGCAGCTAAGATCGAGTATGAGTGCAAAATGAGGGGTGCCCAAAGAATGGC GTTCCATCCTGTAGTTGGTGGTGGAGCAAATGGCAGTGTAATACACTACTCAAGAAATGACGGAAGG GTCAAAGCAGGTGAACTACTGCTCATGGATGTTGGCTGTGAGTATCATGGCTACCTTAGCGACCTGACTCGAACATGGCCACCCTGTGGCAGGTTTTCACCTGCTCAG GAAGAACTATACAGCCTGATACTGGAGACAAATAAGGAATGCATAAAGCTTTGTAAACCAGGCGCAAGCATTAACGAGATACATAATCATTCG GTCAAGATGTTGATAAAGGGTTTCCAAGAACTTGGAATTTTAGAGAAGGGGAAATCCATCCAATACAATTATTTGAATCCAACAGCAATAG GTCACTCGTTAGGAATGGATATTCATGATTCCGTCAAGCTTAGCAAGGACAAACCCTTGGAGCCAGGAGTT ATAATAACGATCGAGCCCGGGGTTTACATCCCACCGGTGCCAATACTGAAAGAGAACGCCCCAGATAGGTACCGGGGCATCGGAATTAGGATCGAGGACGAGGTCCTCATCACCGAGTCTGGTCACGAG GTCCTGACGGCGTCGGTGCCGAAGGAGATCTCTCACATAACCACCCTTATGAACATGGGTAGTAACTCCATGATGGATGCCCATGAGCTGAGGGCTGCCTGCAGTTGA
- the LOC4352534 gene encoding intermediate cleaving peptidase 55, mitochondrial isoform X2 has protein sequence MAFCPNWIGSSSPSAGVWAAPRFLSASQNLVRLVANNTRSVDVGQPTPRSHPELLAEGEITPGITSDEYIFRRKKLLEVLPEKSLAIIASAEQQMMTDVVPYSFRQNGDYLYITGCAQPGGVAVLSEETGLCMFMPDTSKEDVVWQGQTAGVEAAENFFKADKAFPLSEMQKILPEMIERSKVVYHNVKTLSPSYKNLDSFRRASLNNKVKDIAYYTDELRWIKSKSEIGLMRESASIVSQSLLQTMLLSRTHREESQLAAKIEYECKMRGAQRMAFHPVVGGGANGSVIHYSRNDGRVKAGELLLMDVGCEYHGYLSDLTRTWPPCGRFSPAQEELYSLILETNKECIKLCKPGASINEIHNHSVKMLIKGFQELGILEKGKSIQYNYLNPTAIGHSLGMDIHDSVKLSKDKPLEPGVIITIEPGVYIPPVPILKENAPDRYRGIGIRIEDEVLITESGHEVLTASVPKEISHITTLMNMGSNSMMDAHELRAACS, from the exons ATGGCCTTCTGTCCGAATTGGATTGGGAGTAGCTCACCTAGTGCTGGAGTCTGG GCAGCACCTCGGTTCTTATCCGCTTCTCAAAATTTGGTACGACTAGTTGCAAACAACACCAGATCAGTTGATGTTGGCCAACCAACACCCCGATCTCATCCTGAG TTATTAGCTGAAGGAGAGATTACACCAGGTATCACTAGCGATGAGTACATCTTCAGAAGAAAAAAGCTTTTGGAGGTTCTGCCAGAGAAGAGCTTGGCCATTATTGCGTCCGCAGAGCAGCAGATGATGACTGATGTAGTGCCATACTCATTCAGACAGAATGGTGATTACCTGTATATTACAGGTTGTGCACAACCTGGTGGTGTGGCAGTTTTAAGTGAGGAAACTGGTCTGTGTATGTTCATGCCAGATACAAGTAAGGAG GATGTGGTCTGGCAAGGTCAGACAGCTGGAGTTGAGGCAGCTGAGAATTTCTTCAAAGCGGACAAAGCATTTCCACTTAGTGAGATGCAAAAG ATCCTTCCTGAAATGATTGAGCGGTCAAAAGTGGTATATCACAATGTAAAGACACTTTCGCCATCTTATAAGAACTTGGATTCCTTTCGTAGGGCATCACTCAATAATAAAGTAAAAGATATTGCATACTACACTGATGAACTGCGGTGGATCAAGTCAAAATCAGAAATTGGGTTGATGCGAGAATCAGCATCTATTGTTTCTCAG TCTCTTTTACAAACGATGTTGCTATCTAGGACCCATAGGGAGGAAAGCCAACTGGCAGCTAAGATCGAGTATGAGTGCAAAATGAGGGGTGCCCAAAGAATGGC GTTCCATCCTGTAGTTGGTGGTGGAGCAAATGGCAGTGTAATACACTACTCAAGAAATGACGGAAGG GTCAAAGCAGGTGAACTACTGCTCATGGATGTTGGCTGTGAGTATCATGGCTACCTTAGCGACCTGACTCGAACATGGCCACCCTGTGGCAGGTTTTCACCTGCTCAG GAAGAACTATACAGCCTGATACTGGAGACAAATAAGGAATGCATAAAGCTTTGTAAACCAGGCGCAAGCATTAACGAGATACATAATCATTCG GTCAAGATGTTGATAAAGGGTTTCCAAGAACTTGGAATTTTAGAGAAGGGGAAATCCATCCAATACAATTATTTGAATCCAACAGCAATAG GTCACTCGTTAGGAATGGATATTCATGATTCCGTCAAGCTTAGCAAGGACAAACCCTTGGAGCCAGGAGTT ATAATAACGATCGAGCCCGGGGTTTACATCCCACCGGTGCCAATACTGAAAGAGAACGCCCCAGATAGGTACCGGGGCATCGGAATTAGGATCGAGGACGAGGTCCTCATCACCGAGTCTGGTCACGAG GTCCTGACGGCGTCGGTGCCGAAGGAGATCTCTCACATAACCACCCTTATGAACATGGGTAGTAACTCCATGATGGATGCCCATGAGCTGAGGGCTGCCTGCAGTTGA
- the LOC4352534 gene encoding intermediate cleaving peptidase 55, mitochondrial isoform X4, with product MMTDVVPYSFRQNGDYLYITGCAQPGGVAVLSEETGLCMFMPDTSKEDVVWQGQTAGVEAAENFFKADKAFPLSEMQKILPEMIERSKVVYHNVKTLSPSYKNLDSFRRASLNNKVKDIAYYTDELRWIKSKSEIGLMRESASIVSQSLLQTMLLSRTHREESQLAAKIEYECKMRGAQRMAFHPVVGGGANGSVIHYSRNDGRVKAGELLLMDVGCEYHGYLSDLTRTWPPCGRFSPAQEELYSLILETNKECIKLCKPGASINEIHNHSVKMLIKGFQELGILEKGKSIQYNYLNPTAIGHSLGMDIHDSVKLSKDKPLEPGVIITIEPGVYIPPVPILKENAPDRYRGIGIRIEDEVLITESGHEVLTASVPKEISHITTLMNMGSNSMMDAHELRAACS from the exons ATGATGACTGATGTAGTGCCATACTCATTCAGACAGAATGGTGATTACCTGTATATTACAGGTTGTGCACAACCTGGTGGTGTGGCAGTTTTAAGTGAGGAAACTGGTCTGTGTATGTTCATGCCAGATACAAGTAAGGAG GATGTGGTCTGGCAAGGTCAGACAGCTGGAGTTGAGGCAGCTGAGAATTTCTTCAAAGCGGACAAAGCATTTCCACTTAGTGAGATGCAAAAG ATCCTTCCTGAAATGATTGAGCGGTCAAAAGTGGTATATCACAATGTAAAGACACTTTCGCCATCTTATAAGAACTTGGATTCCTTTCGTAGGGCATCACTCAATAATAAAGTAAAAGATATTGCATACTACACTGATGAACTGCGGTGGATCAAGTCAAAATCAGAAATTGGGTTGATGCGAGAATCAGCATCTATTGTTTCTCAG TCTCTTTTACAAACGATGTTGCTATCTAGGACCCATAGGGAGGAAAGCCAACTGGCAGCTAAGATCGAGTATGAGTGCAAAATGAGGGGTGCCCAAAGAATGGC GTTCCATCCTGTAGTTGGTGGTGGAGCAAATGGCAGTGTAATACACTACTCAAGAAATGACGGAAGG GTCAAAGCAGGTGAACTACTGCTCATGGATGTTGGCTGTGAGTATCATGGCTACCTTAGCGACCTGACTCGAACATGGCCACCCTGTGGCAGGTTTTCACCTGCTCAG GAAGAACTATACAGCCTGATACTGGAGACAAATAAGGAATGCATAAAGCTTTGTAAACCAGGCGCAAGCATTAACGAGATACATAATCATTCG GTCAAGATGTTGATAAAGGGTTTCCAAGAACTTGGAATTTTAGAGAAGGGGAAATCCATCCAATACAATTATTTGAATCCAACAGCAATAG GTCACTCGTTAGGAATGGATATTCATGATTCCGTCAAGCTTAGCAAGGACAAACCCTTGGAGCCAGGAGTT ATAATAACGATCGAGCCCGGGGTTTACATCCCACCGGTGCCAATACTGAAAGAGAACGCCCCAGATAGGTACCGGGGCATCGGAATTAGGATCGAGGACGAGGTCCTCATCACCGAGTCTGGTCACGAG GTCCTGACGGCGTCGGTGCCGAAGGAGATCTCTCACATAACCACCCTTATGAACATGGGTAGTAACTCCATGATGGATGCCCATGAGCTGAGGGCTGCCTGCAGTTGA
- the LOC4352535 gene encoding uncharacterized protein, with the protein MTLTIPDDVRAKAEVYVGDEAGQEKTRLLLEETGLPSGLLPLRDIIECGYVEETGFVWLKQRRKVDHFFAKAGRHVSYAAEVSAVAEKGRLRKITGVKAKELLIWVTLHEIAVDDPPTGKLTCKAIGGLSRSFPVDAFEAPPPPPKNPSPAAGDTTKVDEEKKKEEEVAGDAAAAAIDEIEGKMKEMNSKEVQVQAEGVAAKN; encoded by the coding sequence atgacgcTGACGATCCCGGACGACGTGCGGGCGAAGGCGGAGGTGTacgtcggcgacgaggccgggCAGGAGAAGACgcggctgctgctggaggagacGGGGCTCCCcagcggcctcctccctctccgcgaCATCATCGAGTGCGGCTACGTGGAGGAGACCGGGTTCGTGTGGCTGAAGCAGCGGCGGAAGGTGGACCACTTCTTCGCCAAGGCCGGCCGCCACGTCAGCTACGCCGCCGaggtctccgccgtcgccgagaaGGGCCGCCTCCGCAAGATCACCGGCGTCAAGGCCAAGGAGCTCCTCATCTGGGTCACCCTCCACGAGATCGCCGTCGACGACCCCCCCACCGGCAAGCTCACCTGCAAGGCCATCGGCGGCCTCTCCCGCAGCTTCCCCGTCGACGCCTTCGAggcccccccgccgccgcccaagaacccctcccccgccgccggcgacaccaCCAAGGTCgatgaggagaagaagaaggaggaggaggtcgccggcgacgccgccgccgccgccattgacgAGATCGAGGGGAAGATGAAGGAGATGAACAGCAAGGAGGTGCAGGTGCAGgccgagggagtggcagccaagaactga
- the LOC4352536 gene encoding putative pectinesterase 63 has translation MEIISPSSSSNNNSPVLATFLVVLVVLLASSRPASSQNQQSFTINPGGAAAARPGGGKGGGGGGGPGSFSDFLTQNVQHYVLSEQKYAGKVKALDAELSAAEAGAARYVVSGDGKGKFRTITEAIKAVPEYNKKRVILDIRPGTYKEKLLIPFTKPFITFVGNPRSPPTIMWDDRAATHGKDGQPMGTMLSATVAVEADYFMASSIIFKNNAPMAAPGAHGGQAVALRVFGSKVAMYNCTIDGGQDTLYDHKGLHYFKNCLIRGSVDFIFGFGRSLYADCTIESVTKEVAVVTAQQRSKNIAEAIDTGFSFLRCKISGIGQIYLGRAWGDSSRVVYSYTTMGKEVVPIGWDGWEVQKPEHSGIYYGEYKCSGPGALPSKRIGWSLVLSDIQAKPFTGSHFVYGDSWILPPPKSM, from the exons ATGGAGATTATTAGTCCTAGTAGTAGCAGCAATAACAATTCACCTGTTCTTGCAACATTTCTTGTGGTTCTTGTAGTGCTCCTAGCATCATCACGGCCAGCCTCGTCGCAGAACCAGCAATCCTTCACCATCaaccccggcggcgccgcggcggcgaggcccggCGGCGgtaaaggcggcggcggcggcggcgggccgggcAGCTTCAGCGACTTCCTGACCCAGAACGTGCAGCACTACGTGCTGAGCGAGCAGAAGTACGCCGGGAAGGTGAAGGCGCTGGACGCGGAGCTGTCggcagcggaggccggcgcggcgaggtACGTGGTGAGCGGCGACGGGAAGGGGAAGTTCAGGACCATCACCGAGGCCATCAAGGCCGTGCCGGAGTACAACAAGAAGAGGGTCATCCTCGACATCAGGCCCGGCACCTACAA GGAGAAGCTGTTGATCCCGTTCACGAAGCCGTTCATCACGTTCGTGGGGAACCCGAGGAGCCCGCCGACGATCATGTGGGACGACagggcggcgacgcacggcaaGGACGGCCAGCCCATGGGCACCATGCtctccgccaccgtcgccgtcgaggccgaCTACTTCATGGCCTCCAGCATCATCTTCAAG AACAACGCGCCGATGGCGGCGCCGGGAGCGCATGGAGGGCAGGCGGTGGCGCTGCGGGTGTTCGGGAGCAAGGTGGCGATGTACAACTGCACCATCGACGGCGGGCAGGACACGCTGTACGACCACAAGGGCCTCCATTACTTCAAGAACTGCCTCATCCGTGGCAGCGTCGACTTCATCTTCGGCTTCGGCAGGTCCCTCTACGCG GATTGCACGATTGAGTCGGTGAcgaaggaggtggcggtggtgacggcgcaGCAGAGGAGCAAGAACATTGCCGAGGCCATCGACACCGGGTTCTCCTTCCTGCGCTGCAAGATCAGCGGCATTGGGCAGATCTACCTGGGGCGGGCATGGGGTGACTCGTCCCGGGTGGTTTACTCCTACACCACCATGGGCAAGGAGGTTGTGCCGATCGGTTGGGACGGCTGGGAAGTCCAGAAACCCGAGCA TAGCGGGATATACTACGGAGAGTACAAGTGCAGTGGGCCCGGGGCGCTGCCTAGCAAGAGGATCGGGTGGTCGCTGGTGCTGAGCGACATCCAGGCCAAGCCCTTCACCGGATCACACTTCGTCTACGGCGACTCCTGGATCCTGCCGCCTCCCAAGAGCATGTAA